GAATTGCTGCACCACATATCAATGGTTTGCTCGCGTGTACGCAGGCGTGGTTAATGGCAAAACGTGCAGCAAAATTATCAGTGCAATCGAGTACTACGTCTGCCTGTTGAACTAAAGCCAGTAACGCGGCAGTGTTTGGCGTATCTTGTATGATATTAATTTCACAATGCTGATTAAGCGCCTGTAATTGCGCGCGTGCTGCATAGACTTTGGCCTGTGGAATGTCGCTTTCACGGTACAGTATTTGACGGTGTAAATTGCTGATATCCAGATGGTCTGGATCAACCAATGTGAGGCGTTGAATGCCAGCGCCAACTAAATACAGACTAGCCGCTGAGCCTAAGCCGCCCATGCCAAAAATAAGCACATGCGCTTGTTGAATGCGTTGTTGTCCCATATATCCCCATTCGGGAACGAGTAATTGGCGACTATAACGATGGAGTTGATCTGAATTCATAACGCATTATAGCGGTTTGTTTTATCTAACAATCCGACGGATATTCAATCGCGGCAGATAAGGAGAAATTTTAATGAGCATTTTTCAGCTATTAATTAAGTAGGAATTATGTTTGCTGAATTCCTTAAGTGCGTGCTCTATGAAAACTGGTTAATATTTGCGAGATTAATGTAATCTGCGAGATAAATGAACAATTGTTTATTTTATTTCAAATAAAAAGCCAGTTTTAAGTTTTTTGCCTTAACGCAAGTTCATCATTTGGTTAAATGTTGGTTAATCAGTTTTTTTGTTTTTGAACATTTATTCATCTATCTTGCCCCCTTCCATGAGGTATTTGACCTTGTCATCTGAATGTAACATCTTTACAACGCGAAGAAAGATGTCCGCAAAAATGGAAGTCGCGAGTGGGGTTTCCCTCGCAGATACGACGTTAATCTGTGGAGTGCCGTTTTATGGCAGCAACGAGTGATAAATTAGAGTCTGGCTTGTCCGCCGCTGAAAAAGCGCGGGCACATCAGGCTGCTGCACAAGCCTCTCAAGATTCTTGGGTTATGGGCGCGGGTATTTATATTTTTGCCATTGTGGTGCTGTCAGCACTATATATAGGATGGCAAAACCGTGATGAGTATTAC
This portion of the Gammaproteobacteria bacterium genome encodes:
- a CDS encoding HesA/MoeB/ThiF family protein, translated to MNSDQLHRYSRQLLVPEWGYMGQQRIQQAHVLIFGMGGLGSAASLYLVGAGIQRLTLVDPDHLDISNLHRQILYRESDIPQAKVYAARAQLQALNQHCEINIIQDTPNTAALLALVQQADVVLDCTDNFAARFAINHACVHASKPLICGAAIRTEGHLCVLNATINSPCYCCLYPDAGADTESCARNGILGPVVGMIGTAQALETLKLIAQCGEVLDGKLAIFDALRFHWRNITIQKDQACKICGIA